One stretch of Leptospira mtsangambouensis DNA includes these proteins:
- a CDS encoding alpha-E domain-containing protein, which yields MLSRVAESVFWMNRYIERAENYSRFIDVNHQLSLDLHEEVPNQWLPLVHTTGDIELFEKRYSSPSPVNVIRFMTFDEENPNSIFQCLSRARENARTIRENISTSMWEVLNEFYLFVKDYRKVYLENAEAHGDTLSMGLSEFLSTVRKSCQSFYGCSDATISHDEVWNFSLLGRFLERADKTTRILDMKYFILLPSVHDVGSTLDLLQWLSLLKSASAHEMYNQKYKRVDPTDIAEFLILNETFPRSIFFCIQEMQEALEKISGIKEGLPRNLAQDATTVYLNRLRSENIKSIFDKGLHEYLDDIQIELNHIGSKIVERFFTN from the coding sequence ATGTTAAGCCGAGTTGCAGAATCAGTTTTTTGGATGAATCGATACATTGAGAGGGCAGAAAACTACTCAAGGTTTATTGACGTCAATCACCAGTTGTCTTTGGATTTGCATGAAGAGGTTCCGAACCAATGGTTGCCTCTCGTACATACAACAGGAGATATTGAATTATTTGAGAAAAGGTATTCTAGTCCAAGTCCGGTCAATGTCATACGGTTTATGACCTTTGATGAAGAGAATCCGAATTCTATTTTTCAATGTTTATCTAGGGCCAGAGAGAATGCTCGAACCATTCGCGAAAACATTTCTACTTCTATGTGGGAAGTGTTAAATGAGTTTTATCTCTTCGTGAAAGATTATCGTAAAGTGTATTTGGAAAATGCGGAAGCGCATGGGGATACATTATCGATGGGACTTTCTGAGTTCCTGAGTACAGTACGGAAAAGTTGTCAAAGTTTTTATGGATGTTCTGATGCAACGATCTCTCATGATGAAGTATGGAATTTTTCTTTGCTTGGAAGGTTTTTAGAACGAGCCGACAAAACCACAAGAATTCTCGATATGAAGTATTTTATCCTACTTCCTTCTGTTCATGATGTGGGTTCAACATTAGATTTATTACAATGGTTGTCTCTTTTGAAATCGGCCTCTGCACATGAGATGTACAATCAAAAATACAAACGCGTGGATCCAACTGATATTGCTGAGTTTTTGATTTTAAATGAAACCTTTCCCAGATCCATTTTCTTTTGTATTCAAGAGATGCAAGAGGCATTGGAAAAAATATCTGGAATTAAGGAAGGTTTGCCAAGGAACTTAGCGCAAGATGCAACTACAGTTTATTTGAATCGGTTACGATCAGAAAATATCAAATCCATTTTTGATAAAGGTCTACATGAATACCTGGATGATATTCAGATAGAACTCAATCATATAGGTTCCAAAATTGTGGAACGATTTTTTACAAACTAA
- a CDS encoding UDP-N-acetylmuramate dehydrogenase — protein sequence MLVQNNIPLAPFTTLRLGGKADYFISIKTKEDLAKALDFSKSQNQSFYILGGGSNTIFRDSGFPGVVFQMNIPGIRCLDTNDECTLYQVGAGVPWDQFVEYTVKQGLAGIECLSGIPGSVGASPIQNIGAYGQEVKDSIVNVECMNKFGDLMTISNEDCKFRYRNSEFKSGIYKEHIVVSVTFQLSKLSPPCFRYPEVQKAWEKIELEKFSSNSSNTYRIDQRIVQLEAIRNLVIDLRKKKSMVLDENDQNTRSVGSFFMNPILNENEIVLFLENAKKRGFDNPPIYPESAGFKKLSAAWLIENSGIQKGSKYPGGVGISENHCLGLINIKGTTSALLEMAESVRQRVFETFFVQLEMEPVVRP from the coding sequence ATGTTGGTCCAGAACAATATTCCGTTGGCCCCGTTCACTACGTTGCGTTTGGGTGGCAAGGCAGATTATTTCATTTCGATCAAAACAAAAGAAGACCTAGCGAAAGCCTTAGATTTTTCTAAAAGCCAAAACCAATCTTTTTATATTTTAGGTGGCGGCTCCAATACAATTTTCCGGGACTCTGGATTTCCTGGAGTTGTGTTTCAAATGAATATTCCGGGAATTCGTTGTTTGGATACAAACGATGAATGTACGTTGTATCAAGTGGGTGCTGGCGTGCCGTGGGATCAATTTGTTGAATATACAGTAAAACAAGGATTAGCTGGAATAGAATGCCTTTCAGGTATCCCTGGGTCTGTTGGTGCATCCCCGATCCAAAATATCGGAGCCTATGGACAAGAAGTAAAAGACTCAATTGTAAACGTTGAATGTATGAACAAATTTGGAGACCTAATGACAATCTCAAATGAAGATTGTAAGTTTCGATATCGAAATAGTGAGTTCAAATCAGGAATTTATAAAGAACATATTGTCGTTTCTGTTACCTTCCAATTATCAAAATTATCTCCACCATGTTTCCGTTATCCGGAAGTTCAAAAAGCATGGGAAAAGATTGAACTAGAAAAGTTTTCTTCTAACAGTTCAAATACGTATAGAATCGACCAAAGAATTGTTCAATTAGAGGCTATTAGAAATTTGGTCATTGACCTACGGAAAAAAAAATCAATGGTATTGGATGAAAATGATCAAAACACCCGTTCGGTGGGATCATTTTTTATGAATCCAATTTTAAATGAAAATGAGATTGTTTTATTTTTAGAAAATGCCAAAAAAAGGGGATTTGACAATCCTCCAATTTATCCAGAATCCGCTGGCTTTAAAAAACTTTCTGCAGCCTGGCTTATTGAAAATTCTGGAATTCAAAAAGGGTCAAAATATCCCGGAGGAGTGGGCATCTCCGAGAACCATTGTTTAGGTCTAATCAATATAAAGGGCACAACTTCTGCACTTTTAGAAATGGCAGAATCAGTGAGACAACGAGTATTTGAAACATTTTTTGTTCAATTGGAAATGGAACCGGTTGTGAGACCCTAA
- a CDS encoding transglutaminase family protein has protein sequence MADFKVIHKTKYSYDDTVAYCHNMAHMYPLTSPHQDCFRTHVTVNPKPVVSSFRRDYFGNQVFLFSVEDPHRFLEVVVESTVRTHQSLGIDLYKSTPWENIYSLIHESTLDADILSIEYILPSSFIAAKDSYSEFARMFFTDGKPVFVAALEMTTYIYQTFQYDPKATSINTPIDQVLNEKKGVCQDFSHLMIAALRSLKIPTRYVSGYLETLPPPGTEKLQGSDATHAWVSVYCPMFGWMDFDPTNGKIITEEYIITAIGRDYADVSPLKGILFGGGKHKLKVEVDVIREQI, from the coding sequence ATGGCTGATTTTAAGGTTATTCATAAAACCAAATATAGTTATGATGATACAGTTGCCTATTGTCATAATATGGCACATATGTATCCTTTGACATCGCCACACCAAGATTGTTTTCGGACCCATGTGACTGTGAATCCAAAACCTGTAGTTTCTTCTTTTCGTAGGGATTATTTTGGAAACCAGGTGTTTTTATTTTCAGTAGAAGATCCTCATCGTTTTTTAGAAGTAGTAGTTGAGTCGACAGTACGTACACATCAATCCTTGGGCATTGATTTATACAAATCCACTCCTTGGGAAAATATTTATTCGCTTATCCATGAATCAACTTTAGATGCAGATATTTTATCGATCGAATACATCCTACCTTCTTCGTTTATTGCAGCAAAAGATTCTTATTCGGAATTTGCGCGAATGTTTTTTACTGATGGAAAACCGGTGTTTGTTGCAGCATTGGAGATGACCACATATATCTACCAAACTTTTCAATACGATCCAAAGGCGACGAGTATCAACACTCCCATTGACCAAGTTTTAAACGAAAAAAAAGGTGTTTGTCAGGATTTTTCACATCTAATGATTGCCGCCTTACGTTCATTAAAGATTCCAACTCGTTATGTGAGTGGGTATTTGGAAACGTTACCTCCTCCTGGAACTGAAAAATTACAAGGTAGCGATGCCACTCATGCTTGGGTTTCCGTTTATTGTCCTATGTTTGGTTGGATGGACTTTGACCCAACGAATGGAAAAATCATTACGGAAGAATATATCATTACAGCCATCGGAAGAGATTATGCAGACGTTTCTCCCTTAAAGGGGATTTTGTTTGGCGGTGGAAAACATAAACTAAAAGTCGAAGTGGATGTAATTCGCGAACAAATATGA
- a CDS encoding DUF2126 domain-containing protein translates to MSIRVALSHITTYQYDKSIKLSPHVIRLRPAPHTKNHIVSYSLNILPEQKFLNWQQDPFGNYLARLVFPEKTNILQVAVDLVTDLKVINPFDFFVEEYAENFPFTYDKVLKKELTPYLKVKKPGKLLAPYLKTIDKTPKRTVEFLVALNAKIYSDVGYVIRMEPGIQTPELTLSSRMGSCRDSAYLLVQILRNMGLAARFVSGYLIQLKADVKSLDGPSGAESDFTDLHAWAEVYIPGAGWVGLDPTSGLFTGEGHIPLAATPEPESAGPIYGFAEKAKAEFSFHMGVERILETPRVTLPYQGEDWERIIRLGDSIDKRIRKNDIRLTIGGEPTFVSTENREAPEWNFDALGFEKYSKSEQLIKRLGKHFAPGGLLQYGQGKWYPGEPVPRWAMISYWRKDGEPIWNHPYLLADDRYTGSATTEDARRFVSALGKFLNIPSKSIHTAYEDNLYYLWQEANLPTETELMLDGLNTYDKMERERILRVIDSGIHREVGYTIPLDYDSFQSTWISDEWSFRRGKMFLIPGDSPIGLRLPLHSLGGKQYYPYSEDPANPKPNLPKAKELGQSQFLSTNVSYSIDGFHTRTALCVEPRNGNIRVFLPPIRSLEGWLRLIYAIEQTALETDIPIVLEGYEAPHDPRLNRFKITPDPGVIEVNFHPSSSFGEIVEKTQVLYEEAYQLRLTAEKFLIDGRHSGTGGGNHITLGGASVGDSPFLRKPSLLRSLVAYWQNHPGLSYLFSGMFIGPTSQSPRIDEARNDSLHELKIAFQQIDSNRHTPPWLLDRVLRNILIDITGNTHRTEISIDKLFDPGSPTGRLGLIEMRAFEMPPHYQMSVVQQAFMMAIICRFWEDPYYGNPINWNTELHDRFMLPYFVYRDFKEVIQDLQNSGFGFLSKDFDPFFEFRFPQYGICYLDGMEIELRMALEPWNVLGEENTAQGTSRGVDSATERVQVKVKGFHPERYRLSCNGYEVPLQPTSLQNEFVAGVRFKAWSPVFTLHPQVPAQQSLVFDVYDTWNHRALGGCTYHVSHPGGLSYQTIPINGYEAESRRISRFWTHGHKIGKSLPPIRLENKAFPSTLDLRMVTFK, encoded by the coding sequence ATGAGTATACGAGTTGCACTTTCCCATATCACAACCTATCAATATGATAAGTCGATAAAACTGTCACCTCATGTGATACGGTTACGACCGGCCCCACATACAAAGAATCATATTGTTTCTTATTCGTTAAATATCTTACCGGAACAAAAATTTCTGAACTGGCAACAAGATCCATTTGGAAACTATTTGGCGAGGTTAGTATTTCCAGAAAAAACCAATATTTTGCAGGTAGCCGTTGACTTAGTCACCGATTTAAAGGTAATCAATCCCTTTGATTTTTTTGTTGAGGAGTATGCTGAAAATTTTCCTTTCACATACGATAAGGTATTAAAGAAGGAACTAACTCCTTATTTAAAAGTTAAAAAACCAGGGAAGTTACTTGCTCCGTATCTTAAAACAATAGATAAAACGCCGAAAAGAACGGTTGAGTTTTTGGTAGCATTGAATGCAAAAATATACTCTGATGTTGGTTATGTGATCCGAATGGAGCCTGGGATCCAAACTCCAGAGTTAACTCTTTCCTCTAGAATGGGTTCATGCCGTGATTCCGCTTATTTACTAGTTCAAATTCTTAGGAATATGGGCCTTGCTGCCAGATTTGTTTCTGGTTATTTGATCCAATTAAAAGCTGATGTAAAATCTTTAGATGGCCCATCTGGCGCAGAATCTGATTTTACTGATCTACATGCTTGGGCAGAAGTTTATATCCCGGGAGCAGGTTGGGTGGGTCTTGATCCAACTTCTGGTTTATTCACTGGCGAAGGCCATATCCCTTTGGCGGCCACACCAGAACCGGAATCAGCAGGTCCCATTTATGGTTTTGCGGAAAAAGCCAAAGCAGAGTTTTCCTTTCATATGGGAGTGGAACGAATTTTAGAAACTCCTAGAGTCACCTTACCTTACCAAGGTGAAGATTGGGAGCGCATCATTCGATTGGGCGATTCCATTGATAAACGAATTCGAAAAAATGACATACGACTTACGATTGGTGGAGAACCAACTTTTGTTTCCACTGAAAATCGAGAAGCACCGGAATGGAATTTTGATGCCCTAGGTTTTGAAAAATATTCTAAATCAGAACAGCTCATCAAACGACTCGGAAAACATTTTGCCCCGGGTGGACTTTTGCAATATGGACAAGGGAAATGGTATCCAGGAGAACCTGTCCCTCGTTGGGCTATGATTTCTTATTGGCGTAAAGATGGTGAGCCAATTTGGAACCATCCCTATTTACTTGCAGATGATCGTTACACTGGTTCAGCCACAACAGAAGATGCCAGAAGGTTCGTGAGTGCACTTGGAAAATTTTTAAACATTCCTTCCAAATCCATTCATACAGCCTACGAAGATAATTTATATTATCTCTGGCAAGAAGCAAATTTACCTACTGAAACCGAATTGATGTTAGATGGTTTGAATACCTACGATAAAATGGAACGAGAACGTATTTTAAGAGTCATCGATTCTGGTATCCATCGCGAAGTAGGTTATACCATTCCATTGGATTATGATTCCTTTCAGTCTACTTGGATATCGGACGAATGGAGTTTCCGCCGAGGGAAAATGTTTTTGATTCCTGGAGATTCTCCGATTGGTTTAAGACTTCCTTTGCATTCGTTAGGTGGAAAACAATATTATCCTTATTCTGAGGATCCGGCTAATCCCAAGCCAAACTTACCAAAAGCAAAGGAATTGGGCCAATCGCAGTTTCTTTCAACAAACGTTAGTTATTCTATCGATGGGTTTCATACAAGAACCGCACTTTGTGTAGAACCTAGAAATGGGAACATTCGAGTTTTTTTACCACCCATCCGATCATTGGAAGGTTGGCTCAGGCTCATTTATGCGATTGAACAAACTGCTTTAGAAACAGATATTCCTATTGTTTTAGAAGGTTATGAGGCTCCTCATGATCCTAGGCTCAATCGTTTTAAAATCACACCTGATCCAGGAGTGATTGAAGTCAATTTTCATCCTTCTTCTTCATTCGGAGAGATTGTTGAAAAAACCCAAGTGTTATATGAGGAAGCGTATCAACTTCGATTGACTGCTGAAAAATTTTTGATTGATGGTCGTCATTCAGGCACCGGTGGTGGAAATCATATCACTTTAGGTGGGGCCTCTGTTGGAGATAGTCCTTTCTTACGAAAACCTTCGCTTTTACGAAGTTTGGTGGCATATTGGCAAAATCATCCAGGTCTTTCCTATTTGTTCTCTGGAATGTTTATTGGTCCTACCTCACAATCACCACGAATTGATGAAGCACGAAATGATTCTTTACACGAGTTAAAAATTGCATTCCAACAAATTGATTCCAATAGGCATACACCACCTTGGCTTTTGGATCGAGTATTAAGAAATATCTTAATTGATATTACAGGAAATACACATCGAACAGAAATTTCCATCGATAAACTTTTTGATCCTGGATCGCCTACCGGACGTTTGGGGCTGATTGAAATGCGTGCTTTTGAAATGCCGCCGCATTATCAAATGAGTGTAGTCCAACAAGCATTTATGATGGCAATCATCTGTCGTTTTTGGGAAGATCCTTATTATGGAAATCCAATCAATTGGAATACAGAGTTACATGATCGTTTTATGTTACCGTACTTTGTTTACCGAGACTTTAAAGAAGTGATCCAAGATTTACAAAATAGTGGGTTTGGTTTTTTATCAAAAGACTTCGATCCTTTTTTTGAATTTCGATTTCCTCAATATGGAATTTGTTATTTAGATGGAATGGAAATTGAATTACGAATGGCATTGGAGCCTTGGAATGTGCTTGGTGAAGAAAACACTGCACAAGGAACTTCCAGGGGTGTCGATTCGGCCACAGAACGAGTTCAAGTTAAAGTCAAAGGATTTCATCCTGAAAGATATCGTTTGAGTTGTAATGGGTACGAAGTTCCGCTACAACCGACGTCACTTCAAAATGAATTTGTTGCTGGTGTCAGGTTTAAGGCTTGGTCTCCTGTTTTTACTTTACATCCGCAAGTACCTGCACAACAATCCTTAGTGTTTGATGTTTATGATACATGGAATCATAGAGCACTTGGTGGATGTACTTATCATGTTTCTCATCCAGGAGGATTGTCTTACCAAACTATCCCTATCAATGGATATGAAGCAGAATCAAGAAGGATCTCACGTTTTTGGACGCATGGACATAAAATTGGAAAGAGCCTCCCACCAATTCGATTGGAAAATAAAGCCTTCCCATCAACGTTGGATCTTAGGATGGTAACATTCAAGTAG
- the mltG gene encoding endolytic transglycosylase MltG, whose translation MNSKLKKYLILSGLGVSLLLILALIGFFAVDEIKGGAVGDGQNKYELIIDSGEPSSSVVRELAAAGMIKSSVYFNYLMKFTRAGNKIKQGVYDINDGMSSRKILDVIISGKVKLVNFTVPEGYNNRQIGDLLVSKKLAISREEFLKVTQSQALLTKYNIPAKTLEGYLFPETYSVPLNYPLERITEMMIKRFYKKLESIPEAKDIKPADLHFRVVLASIVEREAVRKEERPMMAGVFLTRIEKNINLESCATIQYLFDKPKKRLFESDLKIVSPYNTYINGGWPPGPISNPGLPALEASFKPMQSDKLFFLLKPDGSHYFSATFKEHLEAKKKFIDVLYQ comes from the coding sequence ATGAATTCGAAACTTAAAAAATACCTGATTCTTTCAGGACTTGGTGTTTCCTTGCTGCTGATTTTAGCTTTGATTGGTTTTTTTGCCGTTGATGAAATCAAAGGTGGGGCTGTCGGCGATGGTCAAAATAAATATGAACTCATCATTGATTCTGGAGAACCATCATCAAGTGTCGTTCGAGAGTTAGCTGCTGCCGGCATGATCAAATCCTCTGTGTATTTTAATTATTTGATGAAGTTCACAAGAGCTGGAAACAAAATCAAACAAGGTGTTTATGATATTAATGATGGGATGAGTTCCCGCAAGATTTTGGATGTCATTATTTCTGGAAAAGTTAAACTAGTTAACTTCACTGTTCCTGAAGGATATAACAACCGTCAGATTGGAGATTTATTAGTCTCAAAAAAACTTGCGATTTCTCGCGAAGAGTTTTTGAAAGTAACCCAAAGTCAGGCACTCCTTACAAAATATAATATCCCTGCAAAAACTTTAGAGGGATACTTATTTCCAGAAACATATTCTGTTCCTTTGAATTATCCCTTAGAAAGAATTACTGAGATGATGATCAAACGATTCTATAAAAAACTAGAATCTATTCCAGAAGCAAAGGATATCAAACCAGCAGATCTTCATTTTCGAGTAGTGTTAGCCTCCATTGTGGAAAGAGAAGCAGTAAGAAAAGAAGAACGACCAATGATGGCAGGTGTTTTCCTCACTCGCATCGAAAAAAATATCAATTTGGAATCATGTGCTACCATTCAGTATTTGTTTGATAAACCTAAAAAAAGGCTTTTTGAATCGGACCTAAAGATTGTTTCCCCTTATAATACTTATATCAATGGTGGATGGCCACCCGGACCAATTTCTAATCCAGGCTTACCGGCGTTAGAGGCCTCTTTTAAACCAATGCAATCAGATAAATTATTTTTCCTTTTAAAACCAGATGGATCTCATTATTTTTCTGCGACATTTAAAGAACATTTGGAAGCAAAAAAAAAGTTTATCGATGTGTTGTATCAATAG
- a CDS encoding Spx/MgsR family RNA polymerase-binding regulatory protein — protein MSRSNPKVYEYSGCSTCRNALKYLKSKKVDFQQIPIRETPPTVAELKKAKQYLGDIKKLFNTSGKDYREGNWKEKLGNLSEDQVYKELSANGNLVKRPFVVGEGWFLVGFKEEEWKEKLG, from the coding sequence ATGAGTCGTTCCAATCCCAAAGTTTACGAATATTCAGGATGTAGCACCTGTCGCAATGCTCTGAAATATCTGAAATCAAAAAAAGTTGATTTCCAACAAATCCCGATTCGAGAAACACCCCCGACTGTGGCTGAATTAAAAAAAGCAAAACAATACTTAGGCGATATTAAGAAACTTTTTAATACCTCTGGAAAAGATTACCGAGAGGGAAATTGGAAGGAGAAATTGGGAAATCTGTCTGAGGACCAAGTTTACAAAGAACTTTCGGCCAATGGAAATTTAGTGAAGCGGCCTTTTGTTGTGGGTGAGGGTTGGTTTTTGGTGGGATTTAAGGAAGAGGAATGGAAAGAGAAGTTGGGGTGA
- a CDS encoding circularly permuted type 2 ATP-grasp protein, with protein MMTQDPYHLIGNYKTIPGVYDELYDAEGQIRNKYKFLVKSFQELGPAELVNRRRDTDRILRENGVTYNLYQSDSPEAKERPWDLDLFPLVMESEEWRVLERGLNQRADLLDALVRDVYSKRRLLYEKKIPPEILLNESSFLRACDGMYDSNHFLTKNPALLFFVCDLIRAADGNFYVLNDRVQAPSGSGYSLENRIVLSRIFPSMYRDAMVHRVAVYFRSLRKSLTQLAGVSGREPVIVLLTPGPSNETYFEHAYLAGYLGYTLVQGEDLTVRKNKVYMKTVEGLQQIDLILRRVDDDFMDPLELRGDSLLGVPGLLESVRSGNVKIANPIGTGFLENRALLPFYSDLCRFYLGEDLILPMAPTYWMGTKEHFQLVLQNPEKYVFKTVSRTDEEKPVTFIELSGERKDSFLQKLKLSPNRFIAQEMIASATVPVLGENGFRPGRAIMRTFVSSSGSGYQTMAGGLVRVSPSLDDFFITSQRGAWSKDLWVLATETQKEESLLVAKSDQVMISRKSSGVPSRVADNLFWLARYLERSENQTRVIREAVYKILQVEDGYERESLENSLKLVTHVTNSYPGFLGDDAGELFLIPFSELQRLTSDRGVVGSLAFHLRSLVMASKSVRDRLSDDMKKILLHLEDQSNHQIESYDQIIDFLQKIVVNLSSLTGLSFENMSREAGWYFLNLGRRIERSINMILMLQGMIRWDSFRDKASFETFLRINDIRLTYNRRYSGKIDQESVLDILLFDTTNPRSFAYQLEQINSNIKFLPGKNDKVVYSEDRAALQLYTHFKMKDISIFFELENPLESVSIWLEELHNYLKNLSDALASRYFNYTEEQTRIGDGNG; from the coding sequence ATGATGACACAAGATCCTTATCATTTAATTGGAAATTATAAAACGATTCCTGGAGTTTATGACGAACTCTATGATGCAGAAGGTCAGATTCGAAACAAATATAAGTTCTTAGTCAAATCGTTTCAAGAACTTGGACCAGCAGAACTTGTCAATCGTAGGCGTGATACGGATCGAATCCTTAGAGAAAATGGTGTTACATACAATTTATACCAATCGGACTCGCCAGAAGCAAAAGAAAGACCCTGGGATTTGGATTTGTTTCCTTTGGTTATGGAAAGTGAGGAGTGGCGAGTTTTAGAAAGAGGTTTAAACCAACGCGCGGATTTACTCGACGCCCTTGTGAGAGACGTTTATTCCAAAAGACGTTTGTTATACGAGAAAAAAATTCCTCCAGAAATACTATTAAATGAATCTTCGTTTTTACGAGCTTGTGATGGAATGTATGATTCCAATCATTTCCTAACTAAAAATCCTGCTTTATTATTTTTTGTTTGTGATTTGATTCGTGCGGCAGATGGAAATTTTTATGTTTTAAATGATCGGGTACAAGCTCCTTCAGGTTCTGGTTATTCCCTTGAAAACCGAATTGTTTTATCTCGAATTTTTCCCAGTATGTATCGTGATGCAATGGTTCATAGGGTTGCGGTTTATTTTCGATCTCTCCGCAAATCATTGACTCAGCTTGCGGGTGTTAGTGGGCGTGAACCTGTCATTGTACTTTTAACTCCTGGACCTTCGAATGAAACCTATTTTGAACATGCTTATCTTGCTGGTTATTTGGGTTACACTCTCGTACAAGGTGAAGATTTAACAGTCAGAAAAAATAAAGTGTATATGAAAACCGTAGAAGGTTTACAACAAATCGATTTGATTTTGCGCCGCGTTGATGATGACTTTATGGATCCATTGGAGCTAAGAGGAGATTCTCTTTTAGGAGTTCCAGGACTTTTAGAATCGGTTCGTTCGGGAAATGTTAAAATTGCCAATCCTATTGGAACTGGATTTTTAGAAAACCGAGCACTTTTGCCGTTCTATTCTGATCTATGTCGTTTTTATTTAGGGGAAGATTTAATCCTTCCAATGGCTCCCACGTATTGGATGGGAACAAAAGAACATTTTCAATTGGTATTACAAAATCCAGAGAAATATGTTTTTAAAACCGTATCACGTACTGATGAGGAAAAACCAGTTACCTTTATTGAATTGAGCGGAGAAAGAAAAGATTCTTTTTTGCAAAAACTAAAACTTTCGCCCAATCGTTTTATTGCCCAAGAAATGATTGCATCGGCCACCGTACCTGTATTAGGTGAAAATGGATTTCGGCCAGGAAGAGCCATTATGCGAACCTTTGTTTCCTCCTCCGGCTCTGGTTACCAAACGATGGCAGGCGGTTTAGTAAGAGTTTCCCCTTCTTTGGATGATTTTTTCATTACGAGCCAAAGAGGAGCTTGGAGTAAAGACCTTTGGGTGTTAGCAACGGAAACACAAAAAGAAGAATCCTTACTTGTGGCAAAATCAGACCAAGTGATGATTTCCAGAAAAAGTTCCGGAGTCCCTAGCCGTGTGGCTGATAATTTATTCTGGTTGGCAAGGTATTTGGAACGATCAGAAAATCAAACCAGAGTTATACGAGAAGCAGTTTATAAAATTTTGCAAGTAGAAGATGGGTATGAAAGAGAATCTTTAGAAAATTCATTAAAACTCGTAACCCATGTTACCAATAGTTATCCTGGATTTCTTGGCGATGATGCAGGAGAATTATTTTTAATTCCTTTTTCCGAATTACAACGATTAACTTCAGATCGCGGAGTTGTGGGAAGTTTAGCATTTCATTTACGCAGTTTGGTGATGGCTTCGAAGTCTGTTCGGGATCGCCTTTCCGATGATATGAAAAAGATTCTTTTACATCTTGAAGATCAATCAAACCATCAAATTGAATCTTATGATCAAATCATCGATTTTTTACAAAAAATTGTCGTAAACTTGTCTTCTCTCACCGGTTTATCTTTTGAAAATATGAGTCGGGAAGCCGGTTGGTATTTCCTAAACCTTGGTCGCCGAATTGAAAGATCAATCAATATGATATTGATGTTACAAGGTATGATTCGTTGGGATAGTTTTAGAGACAAAGCCTCATTTGAAACTTTTTTAAGAATTAATGATATTCGTTTAACATATAATAGGCGGTATAGCGGAAAAATTGATCAAGAATCGGTGTTAGATATTCTATTATTTGATACTACAAATCCAAGATCATTCGCATATCAATTGGAACAAATTAATTCTAACATTAAATTTTTACCTGGAAAAAATGACAAGGTTGTGTATTCGGAAGATCGTGCCGCATTACAATTGTATACTCACTTTAAAATGAAAGATATTTCTATTTTCTTTGAATTGGAAAATCCTTTGGAATCTGTTTCGATTTGGTTAGAAGAACTTCATAACTATTTGAAAAATTTATCTGATGCACTGGCATCAAGATACTTTAACTATACCGAAGAACAAACTCGGATCGGTGATGGCAATGGCTGA